A region of the Paracoccaceae bacterium genome:
CGTCGTCACCGGCACGTCCTGCGCATGGCAGGCGCGAAGCACCTCGATCACCTCGGCCTCGGTGCGGGGCGCCACCACGAAATCGGCCGTCACATGGTCCAGCCGCGCCTTGAGGACGGGCGAGTACCAGAAGAAATCGCGGCTCTTGGCCCTTACCGAAACCGGATTCTCGTCGATCTCCAGATGCCGCAGGGCGGCCTTCGCGGCGTCAATGTTCATGGTCAGCCCATCAGATGGTCAAGTTCGGCATAGTCGGGCAGCGTCGTGTCGATGGCCTGGCCGCCCCGGATCACCACGCGATCGGCCTGCGGGCGCGACAGCAGTTCCGTCCACGACCGCGCCCGGAAGATCACCAGATCGGCGGGCGCCCCGGGCGCCAGCGACGGCGCGGCAAGGTCGCAGGCCCGCGCAGGATTGCCCAGCACCGCCTGCACCCAGTCGGGACGCGCATGGTCCAGATGGCCGATCCGCACCGCCTGCCGCAGGACTTCCAGCATGTCCATGTCGCCATAGGCGTAGAACGGATCGCGCGTGTTGTCCGAGGCAAAGCTGACGTTGATGCCGCGCGCCGCCATCTCGTGGACCAGCGTGATGCCCCGCATCCGCGGAGTGCGTCCGGCGTGGCGGTCCTGCAGGTAGAGGTTGCACATCGGCAGGCTCACCACGTTCAGCCCGGCCCGCGCCACGAGATCGAGCGTCTCCATCGCCTCGGCCTCGGCCATCGCGCTGACCGAACAGCAGTGCCCCACCACGACCGGCGCCGCGAACCCGGTGGCCAGCACCGCCTCGGCGATCATCCGCAGCGTGTTCGACGCGGTGTCCAGCGTCTCGTCCACATGGAAATCCACCGGAAGGCCCAGGTCGGCGGCCATCGCCAGGAATGCCAGGATACGGTCGCGGATGTCGGGCAGCGGATAGGTCACCATCCCCAGCACCCCGCCGCATTCCGCGACGATCCGCGCCGTCCTGCGGAACGGACCGTCGGTCGAAAACCCCTCGGCACCGATCAGGCAGGCCGCCTGCAACGCGATCCGGCCCGCCCATTCCGCGCGTTTCTCGACGAAGACGGGAAAGGAAATCGAATCCTGCGGCGGAATGCTGTCCAGATGGGTGCGGATCGCGCGGGTGCCATGGGCATGGGCACAGCGCAGGCTGAATTCCATCCGCGCCGCCACATCGGCTGCCGTCCAGCGGGCGGCGCGGTCGGCCTGCACGGTGGTCAGCGCGCCCATGAAGCTGCCGTCGGGATTGGGGCTGCGCGGCCAGATATGGCCCTTGTCCAGATGCGTGTGCATGTCGACGAAGGCGGGCAGCACCATGGCCCCCCGCAGATCCAGTTCCGGCGCCGGCGCATCGGAAAACCGCCCGTCCGCGATGGTGAAGGCATGGCGCAGCAGGTCGCCCCCCTGCCCCAGCAGGCAGGCGGGCACCGTGGCATTCACCAGCCGCAGCGGGCCCGGCGGAAGGGTCAGGAAACCGCTCATGTCTCTCGCTTCAATGCGCTTTCGTGCCACTTGCGCAGCAGCATGTGCGACAGGAACGACAGGCCGGCAAAGATCACCACCCCCGTCGCCGCGATCAGCAGCAGCGCCGCGAACATCCGCGGGATGTTCAGCCGGTATCCCGCCTCGAGGATGCGGAACGCCAGCCCCGACCCGATGCCGCCTGTCCCCGCCACATATTCCGCCACCACCGCCCCGATCAGCGCCAGCCCCCCGGCGATGCGCAGCCCCCCCAGGAAATAGGGCAAGGCCGAGGGCAATTGCAGAAGGCGCAGCCGCTGCCACCGCGTCGCGCGATAGATCGTCATCAGGTCGCGCAGGTTGTGGTCGGCCGACTTCAGGCCCAGCGTCGTGTTGGCCAGGATCGGAAAGAACGCCACGATCCAGGCACAGAGCAGCAATCCCGCCAGCCGGTTGTCGACATAGATGAAGATCAGCGGCGCGATGCTGACCACCGGCGTGACCTGCAGGATCACCGCATAGGGATAGAACGACATCTCGGCCCAGCGGCTCTGCGTGAACAGGATGGCCAGGCCCACGCCCCCCACCACCGCCACCGCCAGCGCCATCAGCGTGATCTGCACCGTCACCAGCAGCGCGTCGAACAGGATCGCCCAGTCCTTGACCAGCGTCTCCAGAACCAGCCCCGGCCCGGGCAGGATGTAATGCGGGATCTGGTTCCACACCACCACGCGGTCCCACAGCCACAGGCCCAGCCCCAGCACCACCACCGGCAGCACCCATTTGGCGATGTTCTCCACCCGCCGCGCCCGCTGGCGCCGCGCCTCGTCGGCGTCGATCTCGGTCCGCGTGCTCACGCTGCCTCCATCGCGCCGTGCAGCACCTTCGACACCTCCAGCGCATGGGCCGCATAGCGGGCCGAGGTCCGCCAGGCCAGGTCGCGCGGATAGGGCGCATCCACCGCCACCTCCTGCACCACCCGGCCGGGGCGCGGCGCCATGATCACGATGCGGTCCGACAGGAACACGCTTTCGAACACCGAATGCGTGACAAAGATCACCGTGCAGCCGATCCGCGCCTTCAGCGCCAGCAGATCGTCGTTCAGCTTCTGCCGGGTGATCTCGTCCAGCGCCGCAAAGGGCTCGTCCATCAGGATCAGGCGGGGGTTCGTCACCAGCGCCCGCGCAATCGACACCCGCATCTTCATGCCGCCCGACAGTTCGCGCGGATAGGCGTTCAGGAACGACTCCAGCCCCACCAGCCGCAGCGCCTCCAGCACCTCGTCGCGCACCGAGGAATAGCTCTTGCCGCGCAGCCGGAAGGGCAGCCAGACGTTCTGCGCCACCGTGGCCCAGGGCATCAGCGTGGGTTCCTGGAACACCACGCCCAGGTCACCCGCCGCCATTCCGCCTTCCCAGGCGATGCGCCCGGCCGTGGGGGGCATCAGCCCTGCGATCAGCCGCAGCGCGGTCGACTTGCCGCAGCCCGACGGCCCCAGCAGCGAGATGAAATCGCCCTCGCCCACGGTCAGCCGCATCCGGCTCAGCGCCTGCACGCCGCCCGCAAATGTCTTGTCCACGTCCTGCATGGTCAGGACGCGGGGGCGCTGGCCCGGCGGAAGCGTGGGGCGAAACTCGGCCATCGGCGGTTCCGGGGGCCCGGCCGGGCCCCCGGGGGTGCCCTACTTCTTCAGGTCCATGCCGACGCCGTTCCCGGCAAAGGTGAAGTCGATGGCGCTGGCCCAGTCCAGATCGGCGGCCACGACGCCCGCCGCCACCATCTTGTCGTAGAAGTCCTTCACCTTCTCCTCGGTCATCACGCCAATGCCCTTTTCCAGCGCGTCGCCGGAATCGACGATGCCCGCCTCCTTCATCTTCGCGATGGCATAGGCGATGGCCTCATCCGACATGTCGGGATTGTCTTTCTTGATCAGGTCGTTGGCCGCCGTGTTGTCACCGTAGAGATAGTTGTACCAGCCCTTGATCGACCCTTCGACAAAGCACTTCACCTGCTCGGGCTTCTCGGCCACCGTCGGGCCCATCGTCTCGATGATCGTCGAATAGGTCGAATAGCCCGCATCCGCGATCAGCCAGACATCGGGTTCGAACCCGCCCTCCTTCGCCACGTAATAGGGTTCCGACGACAGATAGCCCTGCATCGCGCTGTCCTTGTCGGCGATGAAGGGCGCGGCGTTGAACGTGTAGGGAACGCGCTGTTCCGCCGTGAACCCGTAGGCGTTGATCATCCACTGGTAGAAACTGGCAAAGCCCGCATCCCCGATGAACACGCGCGGCAGGGTCTTGATCTCGTCAAAACTCGCCACCCGGCCCGGATGCGTCACGATCACCTGAGGCTCCTTCTGGAACGAGGCGCCCACCGCGACGATCGGAATGCCCTCGGCCACCGCGCTGAACGTCTCCAGCAGGTTGCCGCCCATGTGATAGTCGACCTTGCCCGCGATCATCAGCGCGCGGTTGTTCACCTGCGGCCCGCCCGGCTGGATCGTCACGTCCAGACCGCAGGCGGCATAGGTGCCATCCGCGACCGACTGGTAGAACCCGCCATGCTCGGCCTGCGCGACCCAGTTGGACCCGAAGACCACCTTGGCGTTCTCGGCAAGGGCGGGTGTGGTGACAAGCGCGGCCAGCGATGCGGCGCCAAGGATGCGGGCTGTCCAGGCCATGGGGATACCTCCGGATGTGGCGTGATTCCTCTTGCCAAAAGCCTAGGGCGCCAGAGGATAAGTGCGAGGGGCGGCGGACCGCCCTGCCGGAAAAAGATGCGCAGGCCCGTGCCGGTGGCGGTTCGGGTTCGAAAATGCGCCCAAATATTGTGCAGGACAACACGATGACACACGAACCCGGGCCGCGCATGCTGTCCCCCGCCGCGATCAGCCCGCCCTTCGCGGCCTATGCCCACGGGGTCGAGGTGCCGCCCGGCGCGCGGCTGGTGGTGACATCGGGCCAACTGGCGCTTGCCCCCGACGGCACCGTGCCGGAGGGTGCCGAGGCGCAGGCGCGGCTCTGCCTGGCCAACTGCGCGGCGATCCTGGCCGAGGCCGGCATGGGCCCGGCCGATGTCATCCGGATCAACGCCTTCGTCACCGACCGCGCCCACATGGCGGGCTACATGGCCGCGCGCGACGCCTGGCTTGCCGGGGTGGCCCGCCTGCCGGCCTCGACCCTCGTCATCGTCTCCGGCTTCACCCGTCCCGCGTTCCTGGTCGAGGTCGAGGTGACGGCCGCGCGGGTCTGACGCCGGATCGCCGCGCGTTGCGTTAACCCCGCCCCCGGGGCGCGGCCTGTCGGGACGGATGCCATACGCGGAACCGACGCGGGCGGGACGGGAAACCGACGCGGAAAATCCAGCCCGTTCAGCCGTTAACCCCCCGATTCGGGCGCCGCCTCAGCCGCGCGACAGCACGAAGTCGAAATTGACGTCCCAGAACGGCCCGGGCATCCCCGCCGCCGCAATCGCCGCCGCATCCTCGACACGGCGGAACTCGGCCAGCAGGCTTTCCTTCACGCCGAAAACCGCATCCGAGGCGATATAGGGGTCGTCCGGATCGAAGATATGCGTAACCAGCGGGGAAAATCCTTCTGCCTCAATGATATAGTGCAGATGTGCAGGCCGCCACGGATGCCGCCCCAAGGCCCCCAGCAGCTTGCCCA
Encoded here:
- a CDS encoding cytosine deaminase, producing the protein MSGFLTLPPGPLRLVNATVPACLLGQGGDLLRHAFTIADGRFSDAPAPELDLRGAMVLPAFVDMHTHLDKGHIWPRSPNPDGSFMGALTTVQADRAARWTAADVAARMEFSLRCAHAHGTRAIRTHLDSIPPQDSISFPVFVEKRAEWAGRIALQAACLIGAEGFSTDGPFRRTARIVAECGGVLGMVTYPLPDIRDRILAFLAMAADLGLPVDFHVDETLDTASNTLRMIAEAVLATGFAAPVVVGHCCSVSAMAEAEAMETLDLVARAGLNVVSLPMCNLYLQDRHAGRTPRMRGITLVHEMAARGINVSFASDNTRDPFYAYGDMDMLEVLRQAVRIGHLDHARPDWVQAVLGNPARACDLAAPSLAPGAPADLVIFRARSWTELLSRPQADRVVIRGGQAIDTTLPDYAELDHLMG
- a CDS encoding ABC transporter permease; amino-acid sequence: MSTRTEIDADEARRQRARRVENIAKWVLPVVVLGLGLWLWDRVVVWNQIPHYILPGPGLVLETLVKDWAILFDALLVTVQITLMALAVAVVGGVGLAILFTQSRWAEMSFYPYAVILQVTPVVSIAPLIFIYVDNRLAGLLLCAWIVAFFPILANTTLGLKSADHNLRDLMTIYRATRWQRLRLLQLPSALPYFLGGLRIAGGLALIGAVVAEYVAGTGGIGSGLAFRILEAGYRLNIPRMFAALLLIAATGVVIFAGLSFLSHMLLRKWHESALKRET
- a CDS encoding ABC transporter ATP-binding protein, whose product is MQDVDKTFAGGVQALSRMRLTVGEGDFISLLGPSGCGKSTALRLIAGLMPPTAGRIAWEGGMAAGDLGVVFQEPTLMPWATVAQNVWLPFRLRGKSYSSVRDEVLEALRLVGLESFLNAYPRELSGGMKMRVSIARALVTNPRLILMDEPFAALDEITRQKLNDDLLALKARIGCTVIFVTHSVFESVFLSDRIVIMAPRPGRVVQEVAVDAPYPRDLAWRTSARYAAHALEVSKVLHGAMEAA
- a CDS encoding ABC transporter substrate-binding protein codes for the protein MAWTARILGAASLAALVTTPALAENAKVVFGSNWVAQAEHGGFYQSVADGTYAACGLDVTIQPGGPQVNNRALMIAGKVDYHMGGNLLETFSAVAEGIPIVAVGASFQKEPQVIVTHPGRVASFDEIKTLPRVFIGDAGFASFYQWMINAYGFTAEQRVPYTFNAAPFIADKDSAMQGYLSSEPYYVAKEGGFEPDVWLIADAGYSTYSTIIETMGPTVAEKPEQVKCFVEGSIKGWYNYLYGDNTAANDLIKKDNPDMSDEAIAYAIAKMKEAGIVDSGDALEKGIGVMTEEKVKDFYDKMVAAGVVAADLDWASAIDFTFAGNGVGMDLKK
- a CDS encoding RidA family protein encodes the protein MTHEPGPRMLSPAAISPPFAAYAHGVEVPPGARLVVTSGQLALAPDGTVPEGAEAQARLCLANCAAILAEAGMGPADVIRINAFVTDRAHMAGYMAARDAWLAGVARLPASTLVIVSGFTRPAFLVEVEVTAARV